In Gigantopelta aegis isolate Gae_Host chromosome 6, Gae_host_genome, whole genome shotgun sequence, the following are encoded in one genomic region:
- the LOC121376053 gene encoding transcription factor 21-like, translated as MPRRRKDDIYDDENDDLTSKSTKFGHKPVQRNAANARERARMRVLSKAFCKLKTTLPWVPPDTKLSKLDTLRLASSYIAHLKQILDVDELETTRGYIHPLNLTWPFTFNGRVMAGSDDNSKDVIKLPPKPEMQGIVKC; from the exons ATGCCGAGGAGGAGAAAAGACGACATCTACGACGACGAAAATGACGACCTCACCAGCAAGTCGACGAAGTTCGGCCACAAGCCGGTGCAGCGAAACGCCGCGAACGCCCGGGAGAGGGCGCGGATGCGAGTCCTGAGCAAGGCGTTCTGCAAGTTGAAGACGACGCTACCCTGGGTGCCGCCCGACACGAAACTCTCCAAGCTGGACACCCTAAGACTGGCGTCCAGCTACATCGCGCACCTCAAACAGATCCTCGACGTGGACGAGCTGGAGACGACGCGAGGATACATCCACCCACTTAACTTG aCTTGGCCATTCACATTCAACGGACGCGTTATGGCAGGGTCAGACGATAATTCAAAAGATGTTATTAAACTTCCGCCCAAACCGGAAATGCAGGGAATAGTGAAGTGCTGA